A region of Drosophila suzukii chromosome 2L, CBGP_Dsuzu_IsoJpt1.0, whole genome shotgun sequence DNA encodes the following proteins:
- the Tspo gene encoding translocator protein, which yields MADRPCAGNLLRIAGAVILPNLGGIYNGRLTRQNLQNWYANLKFPSFKPPNAVFAPMWISLYAGMGYGSYLVWRDGGGFSGEAARLPLIAYGTQLALNWAWTPIFFGQHNIKGALIDIVALTATAGACGVLFYRVNKTAGLLFVPYLAWLGFATALNYAIWKLNPEEKKPLEEEKPSGSAHAKAN from the exons ATGGCTGATCGTCCGTGTGCTGGAAACCTGCTCCGCATCGCCGGAGCCGTAATCCTGCCCAATCTGGGTGGGATCTACAATGGGCGGCTGACCAGGCAGAACCTGCAGAACTGGTACGCGAACCTCAAGTTCCCGTCCTTCAAGCCGCCCAACGCGGTCTTCGCACCGATGTGGATCTCCCTGTACGCGGGAATGGGCTACGGATCCTACCTGGTGTGGCGGGATGGCGGGGGATTCTCTGGCGAGGCGGCTAGACTGCCTCTCATCGCCTACGGAACCCAGCTGGCCCTCAACTGGGCCTGGACGCCCATCTTCTTCGGGCAGCACAACATCAAGGGC GCGCTCATTGACATAGTCGCACTCACGGCCACGGCTGGTGCCTGTGGTGTCCTGTTCTACAGGGTCAACAAGACCGCCGGGCTGCTCTTTGTGCCCTACCTAGCCTGGCTGGGATTCGCCACAGCCCTCAACTACGCCATCTGGAAGCTAAATCCCGAGGAGAAGAAGCCCCTGGAGGAGGAGAAGCCCTCTGGCAGTGCTCACGCCAAGGCCAATTAG
- the LOC108021300 gene encoding uncharacterized protein: protein MLLRRCVLFPFPAVRLVRRSLHRQHDHIVLHPEVRQALQLQKPVVALESTIITHGMPMPENVITALAVEEEVRQNGAIPATIGILDGRIKVGLTREELTTLAKKPREQVIKCSRRDLPFVVSRRQSGGTTVAATMIIAHRVGIRVFATGGIGGVHRGGHETLDVSADLTELGRTPVAVVCSGVKSILDIPRTLEYLETQGVCVASFDSPGGIFPDFYTRDSGCTVPYNLRGAQEAAELLRSWRELKMESGLLIGVPIPEEFAADKTKIEEAIQEAIAHAKTQGISGKEVTPFLLAAIAKITEGRSLKSNIALIKNNAKVAAQIAASLCEVSTKMDNPSQKSIDRKPLVVGASILDLSFTVDDQNRDMKLDGATYSAVAKQAAGGVGRNIAEGIYKLYGDVNLISAVGNDQMGQTLLQMMPRALQRGLILADSHNTSLCSLIFDKFGDCKLILGNMEIHQSITPETLQAHHQLFREAPLIIMDSNISEQAMASILQQAQKYKIPVFFEPTDMFIAGKPFKLLPELTKNIRLIKPNLQELKTITEAITGEPVKWNPDTKLPQAELLHQAKSMIKKIDCHFNCIIATLSDHGVLLSYRRDADNDARLLLDVSKSSQQHCTRFYAAPMVHNIVNVSGAGDSFCAGFITALLRSCTLDECVAGGFVAAEKALQSESAVPTTYYSNQESFESRYKQTAKIIQQQSI from the coding sequence ATGTTGCTTCGGAGATGTGTCCTGTTTCCGTTTCCCGCCGTGCGGCTGGTGCGTCGGAGTTTGCACCGCCAGCATGACCACATCGTGCTCCACCCGGAGGTGCGGCAGGCGCTGCAGCTCCAAAAGCCGGTGGTGGCCCTCGAGTCCACGATCATCACGCACGGGATGCCGATGCCGGAGAACGTCATTACGGCGCTGGCGGTGGAGGAGGAAGTGCGGCAGAATGGAGCCATTCCGGCCACCATTGGCATTCTGGACGGACGGATCAAGGTGGGACTGACGCGCGAGGAACTCACCACGCTGGCCAAGAAGCCCCGGGAGCAGGTGATTAAGTGCTCTCGCAGGGATCTACCCTTTGTGGTGTCCAGAAGACAGAGTGGTGGCACTACTGTGGCCGCCACAATGATCATTGCCCACCGGGTGGGCATCCGGGTGTTCGCCACTGGAGGAATCGGAGGAGTCCATCGCGGTGGCCACGAGACCCTGGATGTTTCCGCCGATCTCACCGAGCTGGGACGCACTCCGGTGGCCGTGGTCTGCAGCGGCGTCAAATCCATCCTGGACATTCCCCGCACACTCGAGTACCTGGAGACGCAGGGCGTGTGTGTGGCCAGTTTCGACAGTCCTGGTGGCATCTTTCCAGATTTCTACACAAGGGACAGCGGCTGCACGGTGCCCTACAACCTCAGAGGTGCCCAAGAGGCGGCGGAACTGTTGCGATCCTGGCGGGAACTGAAGATGGAGTCGGGGCTGCTGATCGGTGTCCCTATCCCAGAGGAGTTTGCTGCAGACAAAACTAAAATTGAAGAGGCCATCCAGGAAGCAATTGCCCATGCCAAAACACAGGGAATCTCTGGCAAGGAGGTGACTCCATTTCTGCTTGCCGCCATAGCCAAGATCACGGAAGGAAGGAGTCTCAAGTCCAATATAGCCCTCATCAAAAACAATGCCAAAGTGGCTGCCCAAATAGCCGCTTCCCTTTGTGAAGTGTCTACAAAAATGGATAATCCAAGCCAGAAATCCATCGACAGAAAACCTCTGGTTGTGGGAGCCTCCATTTTGGATCTCTCCTTTACAGTAGACGACCAGAATCGCGACATGAAACTGGATGGAGCCACTTACTCCGCCGTGGCTAAACAGGCAGCTGGAGGAGTGGGTCGGAACATCGCCGAGGGGATTTACAAGCTCTACGGGGATGTAAACCTGATATCCGCCGTGGGCAACGATCAAATGGGACAAACACTCCTCCAGATGATGCCAAGGGCACTGCAGCGGGGCTTGATTCTGGCAGACAGCCATAACACATCCTTGTGCTCTCTAATCTTCGATAAATTTGGGGATTGCAAGCTGATACTGGGCAACATGGAAATCCACCAGAGCATTACACCCGAAACCCTTCAGGCGCACCATCAACTCTTCCGGGAAGCTCCTCTCATCATCATGGACAGCAATATCTCCGAACAGGCGATGGCCAGCATCCTGCAGCAGGCGCAAAAGTATAAGATTCCCGTCTTTTTCGAGCCCACGGATATGTTCATAGCAGGGAAACCGTTTAAACTGCTGCCGGAGCTGACCAAGAACATACGCCTAATCAAACCGAATCTCCAGGAGCTGAAGACCATTACGGAGGCCATCACTGGCGAGCCGGTCAAATGGAATCCCGATACCAAGCTGCCTCAGGCGGAACTCCTGCATCAGGCCAAGTCCATGATCAAAAAAATCGACTGCCACTTCAACTGCATCATTGCCACGTTGAGTGATCACGGGGTGCTCCTAAGCTATCGACGGGATGCGGACAACGATGCCAGGCTGCTCTTGGACGTAAGCAAATCCTCACAACAGCACTGCACTCGCTTCTATGCCGCTCCAATGGTCCACAACATTGTCAATGTCTCGGGAGCGGGCGATAGTTTCTGTGCGGGATTCATCACTGCCCTACTGCGAAGCTGCACCCTGGACGAGTGCGTAGCCGGCGGATTTGTGGCCGCTGAAAAGGCCCTGCAATCCGAGTCGGCTGTGCCCACGACCTACTACTCAAATCAGGAATCCTTCGAGAGTCGCTACAAGCAAACTGCCAAGATCATCCAACAGCAAAGCATTTAG
- the rempA gene encoding intraflagellar transport protein 140 homolog: MTLYFDTKIEFLDSDAVSTISSWHPSEPLFAVASFSPERGGSVTIFADTGEPQRDVTYPVHASSQATALCWHPEKALLASGWEHGDIHVWFAGHREFASVNAPHKAAIVLLQFSEQGGRMVTADAMGLVTGWRCDGQYQFLTMFSHDLREVLLLICFRRTVESEVREEMANLAKAAVAGDENALDTLTNWRPRTAARSMTHSGVRDNHCFYACTQGGVVYYINQGGACVEVMKCGSLPPIVQMLWHPKKDAVICLMEDLTVTLFLVESTGILTELDRVKMSGRGGGRQGGIAWSGNSLAIITGDLFVRIWDIERSDNYLLKMDLPSGNQLAASLTSLSNGTMSSSNQFFSHDSSESSSVPRKTPKYGQMNGEIFTCLAYSSTGQTLCAGTSQGNLFTWKRSGSRFVSAPEDAWQLTNISSVRGAIRSCEWGFNELAKPCMLVNCLSNVFMLKEQPLLAVHTRELCAVQRSAKSVQLTHCSGRETTVQSEFAVTAMALNELSLVMSNGRSISSYSLQKVEKSLDEFDEILENVEGAAPPTTGSTATPLSVKLLQTFPAECLCLNLYNQNIFCLSSSDVMVYSVGGVVLHRMQASDIEGKIIGMDLSGCYLSVFTMNGYVKVYDVSRHDPKLLFPSKSGHDIFDDFGEFIQVKCNSLGSHLAMVIASSNFTPISALFCWDFERNNLFDYGLLEQETSSKKEISSSSLPVRIFWDAEEPRLLAVEVKSMMQKSAPQKNSPQPIHFVQSKILLLFYSEKGSLNLLESQPMSPGSQLLNLCVPNVIRLKINAMEEQPLQDFVDLQQCDPVTRKQVLNFSLYVAEGNMDLAYRSIRSIQSKVIWTNLAKMCVHTNRLDVAKVCMGHLEQARSVRALRQAIEDDDLETEAKVAVLAIELGMIEEAKDLYRQCKRFDLLNKLLQSIGHLDEALQLAETEDRIHLKHTYYQKAQELRERGDIKGALEFFEKTQNPAQNITQLLLENPAAMKRYIQTTSDPKLLKWWGQYIESSGDMDAALAVYHKAEDWFSQVKILCYLGKISKADAIARQSGDRAACYHLARHYENVGKFQEAIMFFTRAQTFSNAIRICKENDFQEELWTVASSSRQRDKAIAAAYFEECGNFKHAVELYHRAGMLHKALEMAFESQQPEILEIIASDLVPESDAELINRCADFFCSIEQFQKAVHLLAKTRHLERALSICLEKGVPVTEELAEMLTPEKGEFVEATRVHILVQLGELLQQQGDYHSATKKFTQAGDKIRAMKSLLKSGNTDKIVFFANMSRQREVYIMAANYLQALDWQSDAQVLKHIVTFYTKGQAFDSLANFYAICAQIEIEEFQDYGKALTAMQEASKCLEKLSHAQHVYNNLQRTVADVKAILEIQQALRDGDHQMVIGSCRSMLIKPELPPIRHAHILSMLVRALVYAKDYSEAGKALKQLAVKDNSWSASGLLDRGIVLKIAQECDLDFDLIWNSGRQVTASTSGTAATGMSSTSAMTTSEDDEADDEEITEELH; this comes from the exons ATGACACTGTATTTCGACACGAAAATAGAGTTCCTGGACTCGGATGCAGTTAGCACCATCAGCAGTTGGCATCCCAGTGAGCCGCTCTTCGCAGTGGCCTCTTTCAGTCCCGAAAGAGGCGGCTCCGTTACCATCTTTGCGGATACG GGTGAGCCCCAGCGCGATGTAACATATCCGGTGCACGCCTCCTCGCAGGCAACTGCCCTATGCTGGCATCCGGAGAAGGCGCTCCTGGCCAGCGGCTGGGAGCACGGGGACATCCACGTGTGGTTCGCCGGCCACCGGGAGTTCGCCAGCGTGAACGCACCCCACAAGGCGGCCATTGTCCTGCTGCAGTTCAGCGAGCAGGGAGGACGGATGGTCACCGCGGATGCCATGGGGCTGGTCACCGGATGGCGCTGCGATGGTCAGTACCAGTTCCTGACAATGTTCTCCCACGATCTGCGGGAGGTGCTGCTCCTGATCTGCTTCCGGCGAACGGTGGAGAGCGAGGTGCGCGAGGAGATGGCCAATCTTGCCAAGGCAGCGGTGGCCGGCGACGAAAACGCCCTGGACACCCTGACCAACTGGAGGCCGCGGACTGCAGCCCGCAGCATGACCCACTCGGGAGTGAGGGACAATCACTGCTTCTACGCCTGCACTCAGGGAGGAGTGGTGTACTACATCAACCAAGGaggcgcctgcgtcgaggtgATGAAGTGTGGGTCCCTGCCGCCCATTGTCCAGATGTTGTGGCACCCCAAGAA AGATGCAGTCATTTGCCTGATGGAGGACCTTACAGTCACTCTGTTTTTGGTCGAGTCCACCGGGATTCTCACGGAGCTGGATCGCGTGAAGATGAGCGGAAGAGGAGGAGGTCGGCAGGGAGGAATCGCTTGGTCCGGAAATTCCCTTGCCATCATCACAGGCGATCTCTTTGTGCGCATTTGGGACATCGAAAGAAGTGACAACTACCTTCTGAAAATGGATCTGCCCAGTGGCAACCAGTTGGCTGCATCCCTGACCAGCCTAAGCAATGGAACCATGTCCTCGTCGAACCAGTTCTTCAGCCACGACAGCAGCGAGAGCAGCAGTGTGCCCCGCAAGACGCCAAAGTATGGTCAGATGAACGGAGAAATCTTCACCTGCCTGGCCTACAGCTCCACAGGTCAAACCCTGTGTGCGGGAACCTCTCAGGGGAATCTCTTTACCTGGAAAAGGAGTGGCAGCCGGTTTGTGAGTGCCCCTGAGGATGCCTGGCAGCTAACAAACATATCCTCGGTAAGAGGAGCCATCCGGAGCTGCGAGTGGGGATTCAATGAGCTGGCCAAACCCTGCATGCTGGTCAACTGTCTGTCCAACGTGTTCATGCTGAAGGAGCAGCCTCTTCTGGCAGTTCATACCCGGGAGCTCTGTGCAGTTCAGAGGTCGGCCAAATCGGTGCAGTTGACGCACTGCAGTGGTCGGGAGACCACTGTTCAGTCGGAATTCGCAGTGACTGCTATGGCTTTAAATGAACTGAGTCTGGTGATGAGCAACGGCAGGAGCATATCATCCTACAGTCTGCAGAAAGTGGAAAAAAGCCTGGATGAGTTTGACGAGATCCTAGAGAACGTGGAGGGCGCAGCTCCGCCCACAACGGGATCCACAGCCACTCCTTTGAGTGTAAAGCTTCTGCAGACCTTCCCCGCCGAATGTCTGTGCTTGAATCTGTACAATCAGAACATATTTTGCCTGTCGAGCAGTGATGTAATGGTCTACTCCGTGGGAGGAGTGGTGCTCCACCGGATGCAAGCCAGCGATATTGAAGGGAAAATCATCGGAATGGATCTGAGTGGCTGCTATCTCTCGGTTTTTACCATGAATGGTTATGTTAAAGTCTACGATGTTTCCCGCCACGATCCCAAGCTGCTGTTTCCCAGCAAGTCTGGTCACGACATCTTCGATGACTTCGGGGAGTTCATCCAGGTCAAGTGCAACAGTTTGGGAAGCCACTTAGCCATGGTGATAGCGAGTAGTAACTTCACCCCCATATCGGCATTATTCTGCTGGGATTTTGAGCGCAACAACCTATTTGATTATGGTTTACTGGAGCAAGAAACCAGCTCGAAGAAGGAGATCTCCTCATCCAGTCTGCCGGTTCGAATCTTCTGGGATGCAGAGGAACCACGACTCCTAGCAGTGGAGGTCAAGTCTATGATGCAGAAGAGTGCACCTCAGAAGAACTCCCCTCAACCCATTCATTTCGTTCAGTCAAAGatattacttttattttactCGGAGAAAGGAAGCCTGAATCTCCTGGAAAGTCAACCCATGAGCCCAGGCTCCCAGTTGCTGAACCTATGTGTGCCCAACGTGATCCGGCTAAAGATCAATGCGATGGAGGAGCAACCTCTTCAGGATTTCGTGGATCTACAGCAATGCGATCCAGTTACGAGAAAGCAGGTCCTGAACTTCAGTCTCTATGTGGCCGAAGGAAACATGGATCTGGCCTACCGCAGCATTCGCTCCATTCAATCCAAAGTGATCTGGACTAATCTGGCCAAGATGTGTGTTCACACAAATCGCCTAGATGTGGCCAAAGTGTGCATGGGCCACTTGGAGCAAGCCCGATCCGTTCGAGCTCTTCGGCAAGCCATCGAAGACGATGATCTGGAAACTGAAGCAAAGGTAGCCGTTTTGGCCATCGAACTGGGGATGATTGAGGAGGCCAAGGATCTCTATCGCCAATGTAAGCGGTTCGATTTGCTCAACAAACTTCTTCAGTCCATTGGCCACTTGGATGAGGCACTCCAGCTGGCCGAGACCGAGGATCGGATTCATTTGAAGCACACTTACTACCAGAAGGCACAGGAGCTGCGGGAAAGAGGCGATATCAAGGGGGCTCTGGAATTCTTCGAGAAGACGCAGAACCCGGCGCAGAATATCACGCAGCTCCTCTTGGAGAATCCGGCGGCCATGAAGCGCTACATCCAGACCACCAGCGATCCCAAGCTGCTCAAGTGGTGGGGCCAGTATATCGAGAGCTCCGGGGACATGGATGCTGCTTTGGCTGTCTACCACAAGGCGGAGGATTGGTTCTCGCAG GTGAAGATCCTCTGCTACCTGGGCAAGATCTCCAAAGCTGATGCCATCGCCAGGCAATCGGGAGACCGAGCTGCCTGCTATCACCTGGCGAGGCACTACGAGAATGTGGGCAAGTTCCAGGAGGCCATCATGTTCTTCACACGTGCGCAGACCTTCAGTAATGCAATTCGCATTTGCAAGGAGAACGATTTTCAGGAGGAGCTATGGACAGTGGCCAGCTCATCTAGGCAAAGGGACAAGGCGATTGCAGCTGCCTATTTCGAGGAGTGCGGGAACTTCAAGCATGCCGTGGAACTCTACCATCGGGCTGGGATGCTTCATAAAGCCCTGGAGATGGCCTTTGAGTCCCAGCAGCCGGAGATCCTGGAGATCATTGCTTCTGACCTCGTCCCCGAGTCTGATGCCGAGTTGATAAACCGCTGTGCAGACTTCTTCTGCAGCATCGAGCAATTTCAGAAAGCTGTGCATTTGCTGGCCAAGACCAGGCACCTGGAGAGAGCTTTGAGCATATGTTTGGAGAAGGGCGTGCCCGTAACAGAAGAACTGGCCGAGATGCTCACCCCGGAGAAGGGCGAGTTCGTGGAGGCCACTCGGGTACACATCTTGGTCCAGTTGGGCGAGCTCCTGCAGCAGCAGGGTGACTATCACAGTGCCACTAAGAAGTTCACCCAGGCTGGGGACAAAATTCGCGCCATGAAGAGCCTTTTGAAATCGGGCAACACGGACAAGATTGTTTTCTTTGCCAATATGTCCAGGCAACGAGAGGTATACATTATGGCAGCCAATTATCTCCAAGCATTGGACTGGCAATCGGATGCCCAGGTGCTCAAGCATATCGTAACCTTCTATACCAAGGGCCAGGCCTTTGATTCCCTGGCCAACTTCTATGCGATCTGCGCCCAGATCGAAATCGAAGAGTTCCAGGACTACGGCAAGGCACTGACCGCCATGCAGGAGGCCTCCAAATGTTTGGAGAAGCTCAGCCACGCTCAGCACGTCTATAACAATCTGCAGCGCACTGTGGCGGATGTCAAGGCGATCTTGGAGATCCAGCAGGCGTTGCGAGATGGCGATCACCAAATGGTCATTGGATCCTGCCGCAGCATGCTAA TTAAACCGGAACTGCCGCCCATCCGCCACGCCCACATCCTGTCCATGTTGGTTCGAGCCCTGGTCTACGCCAAAGACTATTCCGAGGCGGGAAAAGCTTTAAAGCAGCTGGCCGTGAAGGACAACTCGTGGAGCGCCTCGGGACTCTTGGATCGCGGCATTGTGCTTAAAATTGCCCAGGAATGCGACTTGGATTTCGATCTCATCTGGAATTCGGGGCGCCAGGTGACCGCCTCCACTAGCGGCACCGCCGCCACTGGAATGAGCAGCACCTCGGCCATGACGACGAGCGAGGATGACGAGGCCGATGACGAGGAGATCACCGAGGAGCTGCATTAG
- the uncNacbeta gene encoding uncharacterized protein uncNacbeta has product MNVEKLKRLQAQVRIGGKGTPRRKKKVMHQTAATDDKKLQSSLKKLSVSTIPGIEEVNIIKDDLTVIHFNNPKAQASLSANTFAVTGHGETRKVVEMLPDILPQLGQETVVQLRMYANAMNSQKGGAPGDGPLPAEEDDDVPQLVGDFDEVAKVEATTKQPEQAPKDSVENKPKDKPQQQQQPKKDQKQPQKAPETKPNEKPKEKQDNKKGQAKEAKKNDQQGNKEKPNKNKDQAKGQPAPQTNKEKTQAAETPKQETPNKDPPKKEAPKQEAQKQEAPKQEALKKDLPKPAAEQKKEQPKPADQKIETKPVEQSVEQPKSMENKPAEQKVEPPKQAEKPVEKPKQVEQPKATAPKDKLQTGQQVDQNTQPQPAEQKVEQPKPAEQRIEAKPAEQKPEPLKETSGKAATPPGVQTLAQIVASEPPKQADPPEKPAGEVAATPKIEEQKKESPPPAKLEPTIPPPAPVATAEPPKSASKQDSPPKSAPKQESPPKVAPKQDSPPKNAPKQDSPPKSAPKQPSPPKNNQDKPFVTEKPKQKTPPPAKQVTPPAEVAKTPAPEVTKTPAPEVSNAQIAQAPPKPQDQTADSTKKEAPPPAKPVTPPAPVASATPAEAPSPLAPSTPPSTPTSVPPSAAAVTPPSPATVTPPSPAAVTPPQKQAAAPQAQNAKKQEAGGPKPKQQQPANKPQQAQKQPQGGPAGAGGPGGNKPQQKQPNPNANAKPAVAPKPAQPAGKPSPASPKAAPNQSAQQQGKPAGKASPPKQTGPTGGQQKPAANSPKATPSPKAGGSPKAASPKAGTPPNPTPSAAPGGN; this is encoded by the coding sequence ATGAATGTGGAGAAGCTGAAGCGCCTGCAGGCCCAGGTTCGGATCGGGGGGAAGGGCACTCCTCGGCGGAAGAAGAAGGTCATGCACCAGACGGCGGCCACCGACGACAAGAAGCTGCAGAGCTCCCTCAAGAAGCTGTCGGTGAGCACTATCCCGGGCATCGAGGAGGTCAACATCATCAAGGATGACCTCACGGTGATTCACTTCAACAACCCCAAGGCGCAGGCTTCCTTGTCGGCCAACACCTTCGCCGTCACTGGTCACGGGGAGACCCGAAAGGTGGTGGAAATGCTGCCGGACATCCTGCCCCAGCTGGGCCAGGAGACGGTCGTCCAACTGCGGATGTATGCCAACGCCATGAACAGTCAGAAGGGCGGTGCACCCGGCGACGGACCTCTTCCCGCCGAGGAGGACGATGACGTGCCCCAGCTCGTGGGCGACTTCGATGAGGTGGCCAAGGTGGAGGCCACCACCAAGCAGCCAGAACAGGCGCCAAAGGATTCGGTAGAGAACAAACCAAAGGACAAGcctcagcagcagcagcagcccaAGAAGGATCAAAAGCAGCCACAGAAGGCGCCGGAGACCAAACCCAACGAGAAACCCAAGGAGAAACAGGACAACAAGAAGGGTCAGGCCAAAGAAGCCAAGAAGAACGATCAGCAGGGCAACAAGGAGAAGCCAAATAAGAACAAGGATCAGGCCAAGGGTCAACCAGCTCCTCAGACCAACAAGGAAAAGACACAAGCAGCGGAAACTCCAAAGCAGGAAACTCCAAATAAGGATCCTCCAAAGAAGGAAGCTCCAAAGCAGGAAGCTCAAAAGCAGGAAGCTCCAAAGCAGGAAGCTCTAAAGAAGGATCTTCCCAAGCCAGCGGCGGAACAAAAGAAGGAGCAACCCAAACCCGCTGACCAGAAGATTGAAACCAAGCCGGTGGAACAAAGCGTGGAGCAACCCAAATCCATGGAAAACAAACCCGCTGAGCAAAAAGTGGAGCCACCTAAACAGGCTGAGAAACCGGTGGAGAAACCTAAACAGGTTGAGCAGCCCAAAGCCACTGCACCAAAGGATAAACTGCAAACTGGACAACAAGTGGATCAGAATACCCAGCCACAACCCGCTGAACAAAAGGTGGAGCAACCAAAGCCGGCAGAGCAAAGGATTGAAGCCAAACCAGCGGAGCAAAAACCCGAACCACTGAAGGAGACCTCTGGAAAGgcggccacgccccctggTGTCCAGACTCTCGCCCAGATCGTGGCCTCAGAGCCACCCAAGCAGGCAGATCCTCCAGAGAAACCAGCCGGCGAAGTGGCAGCCACTCCTAAAATTGAAGAGCAGAAGAAGGAGTCGCCTCCTCCAGCTAAGTTGGAGCCAACGATTCCTCCACCTGCACCTGTTGCCACTGCTGAGCCACCGAAGAGTGCTTCTAAACAGGATTCACCACCAAAGAGTGCTCCTAAACAGGAGTCACCTCCAAAGGTTGCTCCTAAGCAGGATTCTCCTCCAAAGAATGCCCCCAAACAGGATTCACCACCAAAGAGTGCTCCCAAACAACCATCTCCTCCTAAGAACAACCAGGACAAGCCCTTTGTAACGGAGAAACCTAAGCAAAAGACTCCTCCACCAGCTAAGCAGGTTACTCCACCGGCTGAAGTGGCAAAAACTCCAGCTCCAGAAGTTACCAAGACGCCCGCTCCAGAAGTTTCCAACGCACAGATTGCTCAGGCACCGCCAAAACCTCAAGATCAGACTGCAGATTCTACCAAGAAGGAGGCACCACCACCCGCCAAGCCAGTGACGCCCCCAGCTCCAGTGGCTTCGGCCACTCCTGCAGAGGCGCCATCCCCTCTGGCACCCTCCACTCCGCCCTCGACTCCCACATCCGTACCACCTTCCGCAGCGGCCGTGACTCCGCCATCTCCCGCCACAGTGACTCCGCCGTCGCCTGCTGCAGTTACTCCGCCCCAGAAACAGGCTGCGGCACCCCAGGCGCAGAATGCCAAGAAGCAGGAGGCAGGAGGACCAAAGCCAAAGCAGCAGCAACCTGCCAACAAGCCGCAGCAGGCGCAGAAGCAGCCACAAGGAGGACCAGCCGGAGCAGGAGGACCAGGGGGAAACAAGCCCCAGCAGAAACAGCCGAATCCCAATGCCAATGCCAAGCCAGCAGTTGCTCCCAAGCCAGCTCAGCCTGCAGGAAAGCCATCACCTGCATCTCCGAAAGCAGCTCCCAATCAGTCAGCTCAACAGCAGGGAAAACCAGCGGGCAAAGCCTCTCCTCCCAAGCAAACGGGACCAACTGGAGGGCAGCAGAAGCCAGCGGCGAACTCCCCCAAGGCCACGCCCTCTCCAAAGGCAGGTGGCTCCCCGAAGGCGGCCTCACCAAAGGCCGGAACTCCTCCCAATCCCACTCCCTCTGCCGCCCCTGGAGGCAATTGA